One window from the genome of Glycine soja cultivar W05 chromosome 12, ASM419377v2, whole genome shotgun sequence encodes:
- the LOC114377968 gene encoding uncharacterized protein LOC114377968, with protein MSEAPFRPREKLAEKQKYFQSIHRHTYLKGPTDKITSVAIPLALAATSIYMIGRGIYNMSHGIGKKE; from the exons ATGTCGGAAGCACCATTCAGACCACGAGAAAAGCTTGCTGAGAAGCAAAAATATTTCCAGAGTATCCACAGGCATACCTACTTGAAGGGACCCACGGATAAGATTACATCTGTGGCCATACCACTGGCTTTGGCTGCAACATCAATTTACATGATT GGACGAGGGATCTATAATATGTCGCATGGAATTGGAAAGAAAGAATGA
- the LOC114380489 gene encoding histone deacetylase 9 isoform X1, with product MRSKDRIAYFYDGDVGSVYFGAKHPMKPHRLCMTHHLVLSYDLHKKMEIYRPHKAYPVELAQFHSADYVEFLNRITPDTQHLFLNELTKYNLGEDCPVFDNLFEFCQIYAGGTIDAARRLNNQLCDIAINWAGGLHHAKKCEASGFCYINDLVLGILELLKYHARVLYIDIDVHHGDGVEEAFYFTDRVMTVSFHKYGDSFFPGTGDAKEIGEREGKFYAINVPLKDGIDDSSFTRLFKTIISKVVETYQPGAIVLQCGADSLAGDRLGCFNLSIDGHAECVSFVKRFNLPLLVTGGGGYTKENVARCWTVETGVLLDTELPNEIPQNDYIKYFAPEFSLKVPNGPIENLNSKSYLSTIKMQVLENLRCIQHAPSVQMQEVPPDFYIPEFDEDEQNPDERIDQHTQDKHIQRDDEYYDGDNDNDQMNIS from the exons ATGCGCTCCAAGGACAGAATCGCTTACTTCTACGACG GTGATGTCGGTAGTGTTTACTTTGGGGCGAAGCATCCGATGAAGCCCCACCGGCTTTGCATGACTCATCATCTTGTTCTCTCATACGATCTTCATAAGAAGATGGAGATTTAT CGTCCACACAAGGCTTATCCTGTTGAGCTTGCCCAGTTTCATTCAGCTGATTATGTTGAGTTTTTGAACAGGATTACACCTGACACTCAGCACTTGTTCTTGAATGAACTGACAAAAT ATAATCTTGGAGAAGACTGCCCTGTATTTGAcaacttatttgaattttgtcaGATTTATGCTGGTGGAACTATAG ATGCTGCACGTCGATTAAACAATCAACTGTGTGATATTGCTATCAACTGGGCCGGTGGACTACATCATGCCAAGAAATGCGAGGCATCTGGATTTTGTTACATCAATGACTTGGTTTTAGGAATCTTGGAGCTTCTTAAATATCATGCTCGTGTTTTGTATATTGATATAGATGTGCACCATGGTGATGGTGTAGAAGAAGCCTTCTACTTCACTGACAG GGTGATGACTGTCAGTTTTCACAAGTATGGAGATTCGTTCTTCCCGGGTACTGGCGATGCTAAG GAAAtaggagaaagagaaggaaagtTTTATGCCATAAATGTCCCATTGAAGGATGGAATAGATGACAGTAGCTTCACTCGACTTTTCAAGACT ATTATTTCCAAAGTAGTTGAAACATATCAACCTGGTGCAATAGTTCTGCAGTGTGGAGCAGATTCGCTTGCTGGAGATCGCTTGGGTTGCTTCAATCTCTCTATTGATG GTCATGCTGAATGTGTTAGCTTCGTAAAGAGATTCAATTTGCCATTGCTG GTCACTGGAGGTGGGGGATACACAAAAGAAAATGTTGCTCGATGTTGGACTGTTGAAACAGGAGTTCTTCTAGATACAGAGCTTCCAAATG AGATTCCGCAAAATgattatattaaatactttGCACCAGAATTTTCTTTGAAGGTTCCAAATGGGCCGATA GAAAATTTGAATAGTAAATCATATCTTAGCACCATTAAAATGCAAGTCTTGGAAAATCTTCGTTGCATCCAGCATGCTCCAAGCGTACAGATGCAGGAG GTCCCTCCTGACTTCTACATTCCAGAATTCGATGAAGATGAGCAGAACCCTGATGAACGCATTGATc AGCACACTCAAGACAAGCACATCCAGCGCGATGATGAATATTATGATGGTGACAATGACAATGATCAAATGAATATTTCATGA
- the LOC114380489 gene encoding histone deacetylase 9 isoform X2, with product MRSKDRIAYFYDDNLGEDCPVFDNLFEFCQIYAGGTIDAARRLNNQLCDIAINWAGGLHHAKKCEASGFCYINDLVLGILELLKYHARVLYIDIDVHHGDGVEEAFYFTDRVMTVSFHKYGDSFFPGTGDAKEIGEREGKFYAINVPLKDGIDDSSFTRLFKTIISKVVETYQPGAIVLQCGADSLAGDRLGCFNLSIDGHAECVSFVKRFNLPLLVTGGGGYTKENVARCWTVETGVLLDTELPNEIPQNDYIKYFAPEFSLKVPNGPIENLNSKSYLSTIKMQVLENLRCIQHAPSVQMQEVPPDFYIPEFDEDEQNPDERIDQHTQDKHIQRDDEYYDGDNDNDQMNIS from the exons ATGCGCTCCAAGGACAGAATCGCTTACTTCTACGACG ATAATCTTGGAGAAGACTGCCCTGTATTTGAcaacttatttgaattttgtcaGATTTATGCTGGTGGAACTATAG ATGCTGCACGTCGATTAAACAATCAACTGTGTGATATTGCTATCAACTGGGCCGGTGGACTACATCATGCCAAGAAATGCGAGGCATCTGGATTTTGTTACATCAATGACTTGGTTTTAGGAATCTTGGAGCTTCTTAAATATCATGCTCGTGTTTTGTATATTGATATAGATGTGCACCATGGTGATGGTGTAGAAGAAGCCTTCTACTTCACTGACAG GGTGATGACTGTCAGTTTTCACAAGTATGGAGATTCGTTCTTCCCGGGTACTGGCGATGCTAAG GAAAtaggagaaagagaaggaaagtTTTATGCCATAAATGTCCCATTGAAGGATGGAATAGATGACAGTAGCTTCACTCGACTTTTCAAGACT ATTATTTCCAAAGTAGTTGAAACATATCAACCTGGTGCAATAGTTCTGCAGTGTGGAGCAGATTCGCTTGCTGGAGATCGCTTGGGTTGCTTCAATCTCTCTATTGATG GTCATGCTGAATGTGTTAGCTTCGTAAAGAGATTCAATTTGCCATTGCTG GTCACTGGAGGTGGGGGATACACAAAAGAAAATGTTGCTCGATGTTGGACTGTTGAAACAGGAGTTCTTCTAGATACAGAGCTTCCAAATG AGATTCCGCAAAATgattatattaaatactttGCACCAGAATTTTCTTTGAAGGTTCCAAATGGGCCGATA GAAAATTTGAATAGTAAATCATATCTTAGCACCATTAAAATGCAAGTCTTGGAAAATCTTCGTTGCATCCAGCATGCTCCAAGCGTACAGATGCAGGAG GTCCCTCCTGACTTCTACATTCCAGAATTCGATGAAGATGAGCAGAACCCTGATGAACGCATTGATc AGCACACTCAAGACAAGCACATCCAGCGCGATGATGAATATTATGATGGTGACAATGACAATGATCAAATGAATATTTCATGA
- the LOC114377906 gene encoding uncharacterized protein LOC114377906, translating to LNEKRKKKKTKRIIFIGGRLKQKIIGCEACSVAPPTSNLRTVSYRVTTSEGIMSVINLRFCHCSQLLLLSPNPKLSSSSQTAKLTLRKKNPTTPFAISCKTRFSSSIRASMASPSITDAETKPFSVLFVCLGNICRSPAAEGVFTDLVNKRDLNSKFKIDSAGTINYHEGNEADSRMRAASKRRGIQITSISRPIKPSDFVDFDLILAMDKQNREDIFEAFNRWKDRHSLPDGAHKKVKLMCSYCKKHDESEVPDPYYGGPQGFEKVLDLLEDACGSLLETILAENKHVQQS from the exons ctcaatgaaaagagaaaaaaaaaaaaaaccaagaggATAATTTTCATTGGGGGGCgtctcaaacaaaaaattattgggTGTGAAGCATGTAGTGTAGCTCCTCCAACGTCAAATTTGAGGACAGTGTCGTATCGAGTCACCACCAGTGAAGGAATAATGAGCGTCATTAATTTACGATTTTGCCACTGTTCCCAACTCCTCCTCCTCTCACCAAACCCGAAGCTCTCTTCTTCCTCGCAAACTGCAAAGTTAACTCTGAGAAAGAAAAACCCAACGACCCCTTTTGCCATTTCCTGCAAAACCCGTTTCTCTTCTTCAATTCGCGCGTCCATGGCTTCACCCTCCATCACAGACGCCGAAACAAAGCCGTTTTCTGTTCTCTTCGTGTGCCTCGGCAACATCTGCAGAAGCCCCGCTGCTGAAGGAGTCTTCACTGACTTAGTCAACAAAAGGGACCTCAATTCGAAGTTCAAAATCGACTCTGCTGGCACCATCAATTACCACGAG GGAAATGAAGCGGATTCGAGAATGAGGGCAGCTTCAAAAAGGCGTGGGATTCAGATAACTTCTATTTCGAGGCCAATCAAGCCCTCTGATTTCGTTGACTTTGACCTCATTCTTGCTATGGACAAACAGAACAGAG AGGACATATTTGAGGCCTTTAATAGATGGAAAGATAGACATTCTTTACCGGATGGCGCACATAAAAAG GTTAAGTTGATGTGCTCGTACTGTAAGAAGCATGATGAAAGTGAAGTTCCGGATCCTTATTATGGTGGACCACAAGGGTTTGAGAAG GTGTTGGATTTGCTTGAAGATGCTTGCGGATCATTACTGGAAACCATTTTGGCAGAAAACAAACATGTACAACAATCCTGA
- the LOC114379616 gene encoding serine/threonine-protein kinase D6PKL2-like, whose translation MESQDLTDHLHSLSFTSTTAEIKRSTSFSSSTTTSTSSHFNTPLPNAKPHAPSFLQRPLSLSDLHFTRRLGSGDMSAVYLAVPKESAGAGGAVFAAKVMEKEDLARRNKEGRARTEREILEMLDHPFLPTLYAFIHAPKWLCFLTPFCPGGDLHVLRQRFPNKRFLESAVRFYASEVLLALEYLHMLGVIYRDLKPENVLIRSDGHIMLTDFDLSLKCDDSTSTAQIISDQNPPRTVPRNDSHVEPTRATSSCMIPNCIAPTASCFHPKRKKKKKQTHFNGPAFVAEPVNVRSMSFVGTHEYLAPEIVSGEGHGSAVDWWTLGIFMFELFYGVTPFKGMDHELTLANVVARALEFPKEPAASAAMKELISQLLIKDPAKRLGSVMGASAIKHHPFFQGVNWALLRCTTPPFVPPPSSAKAIYDDHQTCPEIFIDCY comes from the exons atggagtctcaagACCTCACCGACCACCTCCACAGCCTCAGCTTCACTTCCACCACCGCAGAAATCAAACGCAGCACAAGCTTCAGCTCCTCAACCACCACCTCAACCTCCTCCCACTTCAACACCCCACTCCCCAACGCCAAGCCCCACGCGCCCTCCTTCCTCCAACGCCCCCTCTCCCTCTCCGACCTCCACTTCACGCGCCGCCTCGGCTCCGGCGACATGAGCGCCGTCTACTTGGCGGTGCCCAAGGAAAGCGCTGGAGCCGGCGGCGCGGTGTTCGCGGCGAAGGTGATGGAGAAGGAGGACTTGGCGAGGAGGAACAAGGAAGGCAGAGCGAGGACAGAGAGGGAAATTCTGGAAATGTTGGATCATCCTTTCTTGCCCACGCTCTACGCCTTCATCCACGCGCCTAAGTGGCTCTGTTTCTTGACGCCGTTCTGCCCCGGCGGTGACCTGCACGTCCTCCGCCAGCGCTTCCCCAACAAACGCTTCCTCGAATCCGCCGTCAG GTTCTATGCATCGGAAGTGTTGTTGGCTCTTGAATACCTACACATGTTGGGGGTAATCTACCGCGACCTGAAGCCCGAAAACGTGTTAATCAGATCAGACGGCCACATCATGCTCACAGACTTCGACCTTTCCTTAAAATGCGACGATTCCACATCAACGGCACAAATCATCTCCGATCAAAACCCTCCCCGCACAGTCCCACGCAACGATTCCCACGTGGAACCCACACGTGCCACTTCTTCATGCATGATCCCCAACTGCATAGCCCCCACGGCCTCATGCTTCCACCCAAAAcgcaagaaaaagaagaaacaaacccATTTTAATGGGCCCGCCTTCGTGGCCGAGCCCGTTAACGTCCGGTCCATGTCGTTCGTGGGGACCCACGAGTACTTGGCTCCGGAGATCGTGTCCGGTGAGGGACACGGTAGCGCCGTGGACTGGTGGACGTTGGGAATATTCATGTTCGAACTGTTTTATGGTGTGACACCGTTCAAGGGCATGGACCACGAGCTAACCCTGGCGAACGTGGTGGCTCGGGCCCTCGAGTTCCCGAAGGAACCGGCGGCTTCGGCAGCCATGAAAGAGCTTATCTCGCAGCTGCTGATTAAGGACCCGGCGAAGAGACTGGGGTCGGTGATGGGGGCCTCCGCGATCAAGCACCACCCGTTCTTTCAAGGCGTGAATTGGGCGTTGCTGAGGTGTACCACTCCTCCATTTGTTCCCCCACCTAGTAGTGCCAAAGCTATATATGATGATCATCAAACTTGTCCTGAGATTTTCATTGACTGTTATTAA